In the Pseudomonas sp. DTU_2021_1001937_2_SI_NGA_ILE_001 genome, one interval contains:
- a CDS encoding FMN-dependent NADH-azoreductase, which yields MNRILLLNASPLGEAAQGQRLARELLAALGRQHPQLTLVERDLGLQHLPPLPANYAYAVSSAAPLHDPAFEVSEALIGELEQCDALFITTPMHNFAVPAALKLWIDYVLRIHRTFAPAPDGSKHGLLGDRPVYVLVSSGGFHQGERARQPDFLTSYLRHVLNTLGLFDLHFTYLQGLAHGEAAMDNALSAARARLALEPLFRSL from the coding sequence ATGAACCGGATTCTGCTACTCAACGCCAGCCCCCTGGGCGAAGCCGCGCAGGGCCAGCGCCTGGCTCGTGAACTGTTGGCGGCCCTGGGTCGCCAGCATCCGCAGCTCACCCTGGTGGAGCGCGACCTCGGGCTGCAACACCTGCCGCCGCTGCCGGCCAACTACGCGTACGCCGTCAGCAGCGCCGCGCCGCTCCACGACCCGGCCTTCGAGGTGTCCGAGGCGCTGATCGGTGAACTGGAGCAGTGCGACGCGCTGTTCATCACCACGCCCATGCACAACTTCGCCGTGCCGGCAGCGCTCAAGCTGTGGATCGACTACGTGCTGCGCATCCACCGCACGTTCGCCCCGGCGCCCGATGGCAGTAAGCACGGCCTGTTGGGCGACCGGCCGGTCTATGTGCTGGTCAGCTCCGGCGGCTTTCACCAAGGCGAACGCGCCCGGCAGCCGGATTTCCTGACCTCGTACCTGCGCCACGTGCTCAACACCCTGGGCCTGTTCGACCTGCATTTCACCTATCTGCAAGGCCTGGCGCACGGCGAGGCGGCCATGGACAACGCGTTGTCCGCCGCCCGTGCGCGCCTGGCGCTCGAACCACTGTTCCGTTCCCTCTGA
- a CDS encoding carboxymuconolactone decarboxylase family protein gives MSQLRLPFSTLSPAAYQGLLATNKALLEGPLGGVLVELVFLRVSQINGCAFCLGKHAKALRESGVAQEKLDCLAGWRLSERFDERERAALAWAECLTYVADKGAPDECYEPLKAHFSDAQISDLTMAVSLMNAFNRLAVGMKL, from the coding sequence ATGAGCCAACTCAGACTGCCGTTTTCCACCCTGTCCCCGGCTGCCTACCAGGGCCTGCTGGCCACCAACAAGGCGCTGCTCGAAGGCCCGCTGGGTGGCGTGCTGGTGGAGCTGGTGTTTCTGCGCGTGTCGCAGATCAACGGCTGTGCCTTCTGCCTGGGCAAGCACGCCAAGGCCCTGCGCGAAAGCGGGGTCGCGCAGGAAAAGCTCGACTGCCTGGCCGGCTGGCGCCTCAGCGAGCGCTTCGATGAGCGCGAACGCGCGGCCCTGGCCTGGGCGGAGTGCCTGACGTACGTGGCCGACAAGGGCGCGCCCGACGAATGCTACGAGCCGTTGAAGGCGCACTTCTCGGACGCGCAGATCAGCGACCTGACCATGGCCGTGTCGCTGATGAACGCCTTCAACCGCCTAGCGGTGGGCATGAAGCTGTAA
- a CDS encoding L-talarate/galactarate dehydratase, producing the protein MSTQAQDRPSADHDQIAWIKVSSVFLPLANPISDAKVLTGRQKPMTEIAMLFVEVQTRDGHSGLGFSYSKRAGGPGQFAHAQEIAPALIGENPSDIARLWTKLCWAGASVGRSGLSTQAIGAFDVALWDLKAKRANLSLARLLGAQRDSVRCYNTSGGFLHTPLEQLLKNTDLSREKGIGGIKLKVGQPDCAVDIHRVSTVRQHLGDNFPLMVDANQQWDRPTAQRMCRQFEAHNLVWIEEPLDCYDAEGHAELARQFDTPIATGEMLTSVAEHAEFIKLRGADYLMPDAPRVGGITPFLKVAGMAEQAGLMMAPHFAMELHVHLAATYPTEPWVEHFEWLEPLFNERLETRDGRMLVPTRPGLGLSLSERVAGWTAQSVEIGQRP; encoded by the coding sequence ATGAGCACACAAGCACAAGACCGCCCGTCCGCCGACCACGACCAGATCGCCTGGATCAAGGTGTCCTCGGTGTTCCTGCCGCTGGCCAACCCGATCAGTGACGCCAAGGTGCTCACCGGGCGGCAGAAACCCATGACCGAAATCGCCATGCTGTTCGTCGAGGTGCAGACCCGCGACGGCCACAGCGGCCTGGGCTTCAGCTATTCCAAGCGTGCCGGCGGCCCCGGCCAGTTCGCCCACGCCCAGGAAATCGCCCCGGCGCTGATCGGCGAGAACCCCAGCGACATCGCCAGGCTGTGGACAAAACTCTGCTGGGCCGGTGCCTCGGTGGGCCGCAGCGGCCTGTCGACCCAGGCCATCGGCGCCTTCGACGTTGCCCTGTGGGACCTCAAGGCCAAGCGCGCCAACCTGTCACTGGCGCGGCTGCTCGGCGCGCAGCGCGATTCGGTACGCTGCTACAACACCTCCGGAGGCTTCCTGCACACGCCGCTGGAGCAACTGCTGAAGAACACCGATCTGTCGCGGGAAAAGGGCATCGGCGGCATCAAGCTCAAGGTCGGCCAGCCGGACTGCGCTGTGGATATCCATCGGGTCAGCACGGTGCGCCAGCACCTTGGGGATAACTTTCCGTTGATGGTCGACGCCAACCAGCAGTGGGACCGCCCCACCGCGCAGCGCATGTGCCGGCAGTTCGAAGCGCATAACCTGGTGTGGATCGAAGAACCGCTGGACTGCTATGACGCCGAGGGCCATGCCGAACTGGCCCGCCAGTTCGACACGCCGATCGCCACCGGCGAGATGCTCACCAGCGTCGCCGAGCACGCCGAGTTCATCAAGCTGCGCGGCGCCGACTACCTGATGCCCGATGCGCCACGGGTCGGCGGTATCACGCCGTTCCTCAAGGTTGCCGGCATGGCCGAGCAGGCCGGGCTGATGATGGCGCCGCATTTCGCCATGGAGCTGCACGTGCACCTGGCCGCCACCTACCCCACCGAGCCGTGGGTGGAACACTTCGAATGGCTGGAACCGCTGTTCAACGAACGCCTGGAAACCCGTGATGGGCGCATGCTGGTGCCTACCCGCCCCGGCCTGGGCCTGTCGCTGAGCGAGCGGGTGGCCGGCTGGACGGCACAGAGCGTGGAAATCGGCCAGCGCCCCTGA
- a CDS encoding MFS transporter, giving the protein MIFIVTVFNYVDRATLSIAAPAMRSDLGFDAVTMGIAFSAFGWAYTSMQIPGGIVLDRYGSRLVLGVSLILWSTLTFLQGYVDLFSSAFLALFVLRFLMGVAESPAFPANNRLTVMWFPRHERGLATAIFQSAQYFALAAFTPLMVLLLNAFGWQHVFFWTGAAGILVGLLWFRMVHEPRKDKRVNPAEIEYIESGGGMPNIGDTKTPFSWQRARAIGANRMMLGVYLGQFCLTSITWFFLTWFPTYLVEAKGMTMLKVGLVAAIPPLAGFVGGMVGGLWSDWMLKKGFSLTAARKTPIICGLLLSSSIVVANYTQSVSLVILVMSIAFFAKGVGNLGWCIVGDVSPKQAMGISGAMFNFCGNIASIVTPIAIGLLVGKGSFDMALVYVAAMGLLGAFAYLFIVGPLKRMELDEALHDAPAAEPAPAKS; this is encoded by the coding sequence ATGATCTTCATCGTCACCGTGTTCAACTACGTCGACCGCGCCACCCTGTCCATCGCCGCCCCGGCGATGCGCAGCGACCTGGGCTTCGATGCGGTGACCATGGGCATCGCCTTTTCCGCGTTCGGCTGGGCCTACACCAGCATGCAGATTCCCGGCGGTATCGTGCTCGACCGCTACGGCTCGCGCCTGGTGCTGGGCGTCAGCCTGATCCTGTGGTCGACCCTGACCTTCCTGCAGGGCTACGTCGACCTGTTCAGCTCGGCGTTCCTGGCGCTGTTCGTGCTGCGCTTTCTGATGGGCGTGGCCGAGTCGCCGGCCTTCCCGGCCAACAACCGGCTGACGGTGATGTGGTTCCCGCGCCACGAACGCGGCCTGGCCACGGCGATCTTCCAGTCGGCGCAGTATTTCGCCCTGGCCGCCTTCACGCCGCTGATGGTGCTGCTGCTCAATGCCTTCGGCTGGCAGCACGTGTTCTTCTGGACCGGTGCGGCCGGCATCCTGGTCGGCCTGCTGTGGTTTCGCATGGTCCACGAGCCGCGCAAGGACAAGCGGGTCAACCCGGCGGAAATCGAATACATCGAAAGCGGTGGCGGCATGCCGAACATCGGCGATACCAAGACCCCGTTCAGCTGGCAGCGCGCCCGGGCCATCGGCGCCAACCGCATGATGCTCGGCGTGTACCTGGGGCAGTTCTGCCTGACCTCGATCACCTGGTTCTTCCTCACCTGGTTCCCCACTTACCTGGTCGAAGCCAAGGGCATGACCATGCTCAAGGTCGGCCTGGTGGCCGCCATCCCGCCGCTGGCCGGTTTCGTCGGCGGCATGGTCGGCGGCCTGTGGTCGGACTGGATGCTCAAGAAGGGCTTCAGCCTCACGGCGGCACGCAAGACCCCGATCATCTGCGGCCTGCTGCTATCGAGCAGCATCGTGGTCGCCAACTACACCCAGTCGGTGTCCCTGGTGATTCTGGTGATGTCCATCGCCTTCTTCGCCAAAGGCGTCGGCAACCTGGGCTGGTGCATCGTCGGCGACGTCTCGCCCAAGCAGGCCATGGGCATCAGCGGCGCGATGTTCAACTTCTGCGGCAACATCGCCAGCATCGTCACCCCCATCGCCATCGGCCTGCTGGTCGGCAAGGGCTCGTTCGACATGGCGCTGGTGTATGTCGCCGCCATGGGCCTGCTGGGTGCCTTCGCCTACCTGTTCATCGTCGGCCCGCTCAAGCGCATGGAACTTGATGAAGCCCTGCATGACGCCCCGGCCGCCGAACCGGCCCCCGCCAAATCCTGA
- a CDS encoding LacI family DNA-binding transcriptional regulator: MPKKPAKAALSQSGHKPTQPTLIDVAKVAGVSPITVSRALSRPEVVSEKTRQKVIEAVRQTGYVSNMLAGSLASNRSRLVAIFLPTIANSIFADTVQALMDRLTQAGYQTLLGLTGYSAEQEEKLLEAILGRRPDGIVLTGTLHTESSRLRLAQSGIPVVEAWDLSDDPLDMLVGFSHEKVGEAIARHLLGKGYRRFSIVSLGDPRGLRRCNSLIAELGRHGIDQVPLQVMTPPATLKTGRDGLQALLEQHDRPEVVVCSSDTIAQGVLAEAASRGLRVPEDLAVMGFGDLSSAAQVYPALSTVSVNGQAIGLQVAEALLERFDHADNSVEPLRIDSGFTLIDRQTT; this comes from the coding sequence ATGCCGAAGAAACCTGCCAAGGCCGCCCTGTCGCAGTCGGGCCACAAGCCGACCCAGCCGACCCTGATCGATGTCGCCAAGGTGGCAGGGGTGTCGCCGATCACCGTGTCGCGGGCCTTGAGTCGACCGGAAGTGGTCAGCGAGAAGACCCGGCAGAAAGTCATCGAAGCCGTACGCCAGACCGGCTACGTGTCCAACATGCTGGCCGGCAGCCTGGCCAGCAATCGCAGCCGACTGGTGGCGATCTTCCTGCCCACCATCGCCAACTCGATCTTCGCCGACACCGTGCAGGCGCTGATGGACCGCCTGACCCAGGCCGGTTACCAGACCCTGCTGGGATTGACGGGCTATTCCGCCGAACAGGAAGAAAAGCTGCTGGAGGCCATCCTCGGCCGCCGCCCCGACGGTATCGTGCTGACCGGCACGCTGCACACCGAGTCCAGCCGGCTGCGCCTGGCCCAGTCCGGCATTCCGGTGGTCGAGGCCTGGGACCTTTCCGACGACCCGCTGGACATGCTGGTGGGGTTCTCCCACGAGAAAGTCGGCGAAGCCATTGCCCGGCACCTGCTGGGCAAGGGCTATCGGCGCTTCTCCATCGTCAGCCTGGGCGACCCTCGCGGTTTGCGACGCTGCAACAGCCTGATCGCCGAGCTGGGTCGACATGGCATCGACCAGGTGCCGCTGCAGGTGATGACCCCACCGGCCACTCTCAAGACCGGGCGAGACGGCTTGCAGGCACTGCTGGAGCAGCACGACAGACCCGAGGTGGTGGTGTGCAGCTCCGACACCATCGCCCAAGGCGTGCTGGCCGAAGCCGCCAGCCGTGGCCTGCGAGTGCCCGAGGATCTGGCGGTGATGGGGTTTGGCGACTTGAGCAGCGCCGCCCAGGTCTACCCGGCGCTGTCCACGGTCAGCGTCAACGGCCAGGCGATTGGCCTGCAGGTCGCCGAAGCGCTACTGGAGCGCTTCGATCATGCCGACAACAGCGTCGAACCCCTGCGCATCGACAGCGGATTTACCCTGATCGACCGTCAGACCACCTGA
- the cadR gene encoding Cd(II)/Pb(II)-responsive transcriptional regulator, giving the protein MKIGELARLTDTQVETVRYYEREGLLPAPSRTEGNYRFYTQAHVERLTFIRNCRSLDMTLDEIRRLLSLRDSPQDQCESVNALIEEHIAHVDARVASLQALQQQLRELRQRCNDADPSHCAILERLEVTGAVATPEGEPSHVGRSHGH; this is encoded by the coding sequence ATGAAGATTGGTGAACTGGCCAGACTGACCGATACCCAGGTCGAAACCGTGCGCTACTACGAACGCGAGGGTCTGCTGCCTGCGCCGTCGCGCACCGAAGGCAACTACCGCTTCTATACCCAGGCGCATGTCGAACGCCTGACCTTCATCCGCAACTGCCGCAGCCTGGACATGACCCTGGACGAAATCCGTCGCCTGCTCAGCCTGCGTGACAGCCCCCAGGACCAGTGCGAAAGCGTCAACGCGCTGATCGAAGAACACATCGCCCATGTCGATGCGCGAGTCGCCAGCCTGCAGGCCCTGCAACAGCAACTGCGTGAGCTGCGCCAGCGTTGCAACGACGCCGACCCGAGCCACTGCGCGATCCTTGAGCGCCTGGAAGTGACCGGCGCAGTGGCGACCCCGGAAGGCGAACCCTCCCATGTAGGCAGAAGCCACGGGCATTGA
- a CDS encoding heavy metal translocating P-type ATPase, which produces MGQITRLTPVQDAHSHAHPAASGHAHGHGGCCSAGAAPSEVVFDQAASAEARLSQFRIEAMDCPTEQTLIQDKLGKLAGVQKLEFNLIQRRLGVWHVLPDTAAIRDAIGALGMDAQPLDAGATPEPAATAKKSGWKLLTLSGLTALGAELVHFSAGPEWLVAALALLSILSCGLGTYKKGWIALRNRNLNINALMSIAVTGAVLIGQWPEAAMVMFLFTVAELIEARSLDRARNAIGGLMQLTPDRATIRQADGSWLEVEAEAVEPGAVVRVRPGERIALDGEVLSGQSTVDQAPITGESLPVEKGVGDKLFAGTINQAGALEFRVTAAANQSTLARIIHAVEEAQGARAPTQRFVDRFSRIYTPAVFAIALAVAVVAPLFFDGAWFDWIYRALVLLVVACPCALVISTPVTIVSGLAAAARKGILVKGGVYLEMGRQLDYLALDKTGTLTHGKPVQTDCVVLQERPEGVAALAVSLAARSDHPVSLAIAQAAEPGLARHEVKDFEALGGRGVAGRIDGRRYHLGNHRLVEELGLCSPALEARLDALESQGKTVVLLLDESGPLALFAVADTVKDSSREAVAQLHELGIKTLMLTGDNPHTARAIADQVGIDEAQGNLLPADKLQAIEALYGRQHRVGMVGDGINDAPALARAEIGFAMAAAGTDTAIETADVALMDDDLRKIPAFIRLSRQTAAVLRQNIALALLTKLLFLGITFAGMATMWMAVFADMGVSLLVVFNGLRLLRA; this is translated from the coding sequence ATGGGGCAGATCACCCGGCTCACGCCTGTGCAGGACGCACATTCACACGCTCACCCGGCCGCTTCTGGCCACGCGCATGGCCATGGCGGCTGCTGCTCGGCAGGTGCTGCGCCATCGGAGGTGGTTTTTGACCAGGCTGCTTCTGCCGAGGCACGCCTGAGCCAGTTCCGCATCGAAGCCATGGACTGTCCCACCGAGCAAACCCTGATCCAGGACAAGCTCGGCAAGTTGGCCGGTGTGCAAAAGCTGGAGTTCAACCTGATCCAGCGCCGCCTCGGGGTCTGGCACGTGCTGCCCGACACCGCTGCGATTCGTGATGCCATCGGTGCCTTGGGCATGGACGCTCAACCTCTGGACGCCGGTGCCACGCCCGAACCGGCAGCGACGGCGAAGAAGAGTGGCTGGAAGCTGCTGACCCTCTCTGGCCTGACCGCCCTGGGGGCCGAGCTGGTGCATTTCAGCGCCGGTCCCGAGTGGCTGGTGGCGGCGTTGGCGCTGCTGTCGATCCTCAGTTGTGGCCTGGGCACCTACAAGAAGGGCTGGATCGCCCTGCGCAACCGCAACCTGAACATCAACGCGCTGATGAGCATCGCCGTGACCGGCGCGGTGCTGATCGGCCAGTGGCCGGAAGCGGCGATGGTGATGTTCCTGTTCACCGTCGCGGAATTGATCGAAGCCCGGTCCCTGGACCGCGCGCGCAACGCCATCGGTGGGCTGATGCAACTCACCCCTGACCGCGCCACCATACGCCAGGCTGATGGCAGCTGGCTGGAGGTCGAGGCCGAGGCCGTCGAGCCCGGTGCAGTCGTTCGGGTCAGGCCCGGCGAGCGTATTGCCCTGGATGGCGAAGTGCTGAGCGGGCAGTCAACGGTCGACCAGGCGCCGATCACCGGCGAGAGCCTGCCGGTGGAGAAGGGCGTGGGCGACAAGCTGTTCGCTGGCACCATCAACCAGGCCGGTGCCCTGGAGTTCCGCGTCACCGCCGCGGCCAACCAGTCGACCCTGGCGCGCATCATCCATGCCGTCGAAGAGGCCCAGGGCGCTCGCGCACCGACCCAGCGCTTCGTCGACCGCTTCTCGCGCATCTACACCCCGGCGGTGTTCGCCATTGCCCTGGCCGTGGCCGTGGTGGCGCCGCTGTTCTTCGACGGGGCCTGGTTCGACTGGATCTACCGTGCCCTGGTGCTGCTGGTCGTGGCCTGCCCTTGCGCCCTGGTGATTTCCACCCCGGTGACCATCGTCAGTGGCCTGGCGGCGGCAGCGCGCAAGGGCATCTTGGTCAAGGGCGGTGTGTACCTGGAAATGGGCCGCCAGCTCGACTACCTAGCCTTGGACAAGACCGGCACCCTGACCCACGGCAAGCCGGTGCAGACTGACTGCGTGGTGCTGCAGGAACGCCCCGAAGGCGTCGCGGCCCTGGCTGTCAGCCTGGCGGCACGTTCCGATCACCCGGTGTCACTGGCCATCGCCCAGGCCGCCGAGCCCGGCCTGGCCCGCCATGAGGTCAAGGACTTCGAGGCCCTGGGCGGGCGGGGTGTGGCTGGCCGCATCGATGGCCGCCGCTATCATCTGGGTAACCACCGCCTAGTCGAGGAACTGGGGCTGTGCTCGCCAGCGCTGGAGGCCCGGCTCGACGCGCTGGAATCGCAGGGCAAGACCGTGGTCCTGCTGCTCGATGAAAGCGGCCCGCTGGCACTGTTCGCGGTGGCCGATACGGTGAAGGACAGCAGCCGCGAAGCGGTCGCCCAGTTGCATGAGCTGGGCATCAAGACCCTGATGCTGACCGGTGACAACCCGCACACCGCCAGGGCGATTGCCGATCAGGTGGGCATCGATGAAGCGCAGGGCAACCTGCTGCCAGCCGACAAGCTGCAGGCCATCGAAGCGCTGTACGGACGCCAGCATCGCGTCGGTATGGTCGGTGACGGCATCAATGACGCCCCGGCGCTGGCCCGAGCGGAGATCGGGTTCGCCATGGCGGCGGCGGGCACCGATACCGCGATCGAGACCGCCGACGTGGCGCTGATGGACGACGACCTGCGCAAGATTCCGGCGTTCATCCGCCTGTCTCGGCAGACCGCTGCGGTTTTGCGGCAGAACATCGCCCTGGCGCTGCTCACCAAGCTGCTGTTCCTCGGCATTACCTTCGCCGGCATGGCGACCATGTGGATGGCGGTGTTCGCCGACATGGGGGTTAGCCTGCTGGTGGTGTTCAACGGCCTGCGCCTGCTGCGGGCCTGA
- a CDS encoding amino acid permease, with protein sequence MTSKDGLKRGLSARHIRFMALGSAIGTGLFYGSAAAIQQAGPAVLLAYLIGGAAVFMVMRALGEMAVHDPVAGSFSHYASRYLGPLSGFILGWTYAFEMIIVCLADVTAFGMYMGFWFPDTPRWIWVLSIVLFIGALNLCNVKVFGETEFWLSLLKVSAIVAMIIGGAAIMLFGVGSSSGGELTSGISNLWAHGGFMPNGIGGLVASLAVVMFAFGGIEIIGITAGEAKDPKRTLPQAINAVPLRILLFYVLTLFVVMCLFPWTQIGTQGSPFVQIFSNLGMPAAATVLNIVVISAAVSAINSDIFGAGRMMYGMAQDGQAPKAFARLSRHGVPWMTVVVMGVTLLLGVLLNYLIPQNVFLLIASLATFATVWVWLMILLTQVAMRRQMSAEQARQLQFPVPFWPWAPAAAIVFMLFIFAVLGWFPDSRAALIVGAVWVALLVVAYQIGVKPRLGKQQG encoded by the coding sequence ATGACGTCAAAAGATGGTTTGAAACGCGGGCTCTCGGCCCGTCACATCCGTTTCATGGCCCTGGGTTCTGCCATCGGCACAGGCCTGTTCTACGGCTCGGCCGCCGCCATCCAGCAAGCCGGCCCGGCCGTGCTGCTGGCCTACCTGATCGGCGGCGCCGCCGTATTCATGGTCATGCGCGCCCTCGGCGAAATGGCCGTCCACGATCCGGTCGCCGGGTCCTTCAGCCATTACGCCAGCCGCTACCTGGGCCCGTTGTCGGGCTTCATCCTGGGCTGGACCTACGCCTTCGAGATGATCATCGTGTGCCTGGCCGACGTCACGGCCTTCGGCATGTACATGGGCTTCTGGTTTCCGGATACACCACGCTGGATCTGGGTGCTGTCCATCGTGCTGTTCATCGGTGCGCTGAACCTGTGCAACGTCAAGGTCTTCGGTGAAACCGAGTTCTGGCTGTCGCTGCTCAAGGTCAGTGCCATCGTGGCGATGATCATCGGCGGCGCGGCCATCATGCTGTTCGGCGTCGGCAGCAGCAGCGGCGGCGAGTTGACCTCTGGCATCAGCAACCTGTGGGCGCATGGCGGCTTCATGCCCAACGGCATCGGCGGCCTGGTCGCCTCGCTGGCGGTGGTGATGTTCGCCTTCGGCGGCATCGAGATCATCGGCATCACCGCCGGCGAGGCCAAGGATCCCAAGCGCACCCTGCCGCAGGCGATCAATGCCGTGCCGCTGCGCATTCTGTTGTTCTACGTGCTGACCCTGTTCGTGGTGATGTGCCTGTTCCCCTGGACGCAGATCGGCACCCAGGGCAGCCCCTTCGTGCAGATCTTCAGCAACCTGGGCATGCCGGCGGCCGCCACGGTGCTCAATATCGTGGTGATCTCGGCGGCGGTATCGGCAATCAACAGCGATATCTTCGGCGCCGGGCGAATGATGTATGGCATGGCCCAGGACGGTCAGGCGCCAAAAGCCTTCGCCCGCCTGTCCCGCCATGGGGTGCCGTGGATGACCGTAGTGGTGATGGGCGTGACCCTGCTGCTGGGCGTGCTGCTCAACTACCTGATTCCGCAGAACGTATTCCTGCTCATCGCTTCGCTGGCAACCTTCGCCACGGTCTGGGTCTGGCTGATGATTCTGCTCACCCAAGTGGCGATGCGCCGGCAGATGAGCGCCGAGCAGGCGCGCCAGCTGCAGTTCCCGGTACCGTTCTGGCCGTGGGCGCCGGCGGCGGCGATCGTCTTCATGCTGTTCATCTTCGCGGTACTGGGCTGGTTCCCGGACAGCCGCGCAGCCTTGATCGTCGGCGCGGTGTGGGTGGCGCTGCTGGTGGTGGCCTACCAGATTGGCGTCAAGCCGCGGTTGGGCAAGCAGCAAGGCTGA
- a CDS encoding anti-sigma factor domain-containing protein: protein MNPLSEAERDELAGEYVLGTLSAEQQREVERRLVNDPALQAAVDAWEARLLPLTAQAAAVEPSMQLWPRIERSLGATAPARSGWWNNLNLWRGLAGAGLAASLLLASLLATGPASAPPSYLVVLVAPQDRAPGWVIQARDSRQLQLIPMGTTSVPADKALEFWTKGDDWQAPVSLGLVKPGQVIEIPLDRLPPLQPNQLFELTLEPPSGSPTGKPTGPIQFIGRAVKVI from the coding sequence ATGAATCCGCTGAGCGAGGCCGAACGCGACGAACTGGCCGGTGAATACGTGCTCGGCACCCTGTCTGCCGAGCAGCAGCGGGAGGTCGAACGACGCCTGGTCAACGACCCGGCCTTGCAAGCGGCGGTGGATGCCTGGGAGGCGCGCCTGCTGCCGCTCACGGCACAGGCCGCAGCTGTAGAGCCGTCGATGCAATTGTGGCCGCGTATCGAACGCAGCCTCGGCGCCACCGCCCCCGCCAGAAGCGGCTGGTGGAACAACCTGAACCTGTGGCGCGGCCTGGCCGGGGCCGGGCTGGCCGCCTCGCTGCTGCTGGCCAGCCTGCTGGCAACAGGTCCGGCTTCAGCCCCGCCCAGCTACTTGGTGGTACTGGTCGCGCCGCAGGACCGGGCCCCTGGCTGGGTGATCCAGGCACGCGACAGCCGCCAGCTGCAGCTGATTCCCATGGGTACCACCTCGGTACCGGCCGACAAGGCGCTTGAGTTCTGGACCAAGGGTGATGACTGGCAGGCGCCGGTCTCCCTGGGCCTGGTCAAGCCGGGCCAGGTGATCGAGATTCCCCTGGACCGCCTGCCGCCGCTGCAGCCCAACCAGCTGTTCGAGCTGACCCTGGAACCGCCCAGCGGCTCCCCTACCGGCAAGCCCACCGGGCCGATCCAGTTCATCGGTCGCGCCGTGAAGGTGATCTGA
- a CDS encoding sigma-70 family RNA polymerase sigma factor, protein MTSFEAQFDYETALQACARGERGALQGLYRQESARLLGVVLRIVRDRAQAEDIVHDAFLRIWTQASRFDPQRGSARGWVFTLTRRLALNHMRDHAREAPLVEHDLATTATIDSFDWQVHPGRIHQCLEQLEPVRRNCICHAYVDGYSHQQIAQKVGAPLGTVKAWIKRSLAALKECIG, encoded by the coding sequence TTGACCTCCTTCGAAGCGCAGTTTGACTACGAAACGGCCTTGCAGGCCTGCGCCCGCGGCGAGCGGGGCGCCCTGCAGGGCCTTTACCGCCAGGAAAGCGCGCGACTGCTCGGCGTGGTCCTGCGCATCGTGCGTGATCGCGCCCAGGCAGAAGACATCGTGCACGACGCCTTTCTCAGAATCTGGACCCAGGCGAGCCGTTTCGATCCGCAGCGCGGTTCGGCACGCGGCTGGGTGTTCACCCTCACCCGCCGTCTGGCGCTCAATCACATGCGCGATCATGCCCGCGAGGCCCCTTTGGTCGAGCACGATCTGGCAACGACGGCAACGATCGACAGTTTCGACTGGCAGGTCCACCCAGGGCGCATTCATCAGTGCCTGGAACAGCTCGAACCGGTACGGCGCAATTGCATCTGCCACGCCTATGTGGACGGCTACAGTCACCAGCAGATTGCCCAGAAGGTCGGCGCGCCACTGGGTACGGTCAAGGCCTGGATCAAGCGCAGCCTGGCGGCCCTCAAGGAGTGCATCGGATGA
- a CDS encoding DUF3455 domain-containing protein: MNAKRLLCLTGTTLAFTCLATTAFAQADLPESVRVPAGHKVSLQTTGVGEITYECKAKAGTENQLEWTFIGPKAELNDRSGRTIGSYYGPPATWEAKDGSKLTGTQVAVAPSSAGNLPYQLVKANPAEGKGVLSGVSYIQRVALKGGVAPAKTCDEASKGRKEVVKYQADYIFWASN; the protein is encoded by the coding sequence ATGAACGCAAAACGCTTGCTCTGCCTGACCGGAACCACCCTGGCATTCACCTGCCTGGCCACCACAGCCTTCGCCCAGGCCGATCTGCCTGAGAGCGTGCGGGTACCGGCGGGTCACAAGGTCAGCCTGCAAACCACCGGGGTTGGCGAAATCACCTACGAATGCAAGGCCAAGGCCGGCACCGAAAACCAGCTGGAATGGACCTTCATCGGCCCCAAGGCCGAGCTCAACGACCGCAGCGGTCGCACCATCGGCAGCTACTACGGCCCGCCCGCCACCTGGGAGGCCAAGGATGGTTCGAAACTCACCGGTACACAGGTAGCCGTGGCGCCTTCCAGCGCGGGCAATCTGCCGTACCAGCTGGTCAAGGCCAACCCGGCCGAAGGCAAGGGCGTGCTCAGCGGCGTGAGCTATATCCAGCGCGTGGCGCTCAAGGGTGGCGTGGCACCGGCCAAGACCTGCGATGAAGCCAGCAAGGGCCGGAAAGAAGTGGTCAAGTACCAGGCCGACTACATTTTCTGGGCCAGCAACTGA